In the Nitrososphaerales archaeon genome, one interval contains:
- the folP gene encoding dihydropteroate synthase produces the protein MQVKVAEQVILPSSEWQAMHYLGTVPIDRVRIMGVINVSPESFYKESVRISAREIARAASEMEEQGADFIDIGAMSTAPYLKTMISEEEEIKRIKVAVMAAKDGSSLPISVDTPRAATAEAALNSGATIVNDVTGLKFDAMMARTIHDHDASAIVCAYERHTVSGDAMLTTVNALRSSIFIAKNANIRSNRIAVDPAIGFFRKNGTHPFFTKIRGNWFKRDLTLISKLKKLQVLRKPICISVSRKSFIGKILDLENPNDRLFGSITAEAVCVINGTRIVRTHNVRETRDAVKMVEALIDYY, from the coding sequence ATGCAGGTAAAAGTCGCAGAACAAGTAATATTACCATCTAGCGAATGGCAAGCCATGCATTACCTAGGCACTGTTCCTATTGATAGGGTGAGAATAATGGGCGTGATAAACGTGAGCCCAGAATCGTTCTATAAAGAATCAGTTAGAATTTCAGCTAGAGAAATTGCAAGAGCAGCGTCAGAGATGGAGGAACAGGGAGCAGATTTCATAGACATAGGTGCGATGTCAACTGCACCATATCTCAAAACGATGATTTCTGAAGAAGAAGAGATCAAAAGGATAAAGGTTGCAGTGATGGCTGCAAAGGATGGCAGCAGTCTACCAATTTCAGTAGATACTCCACGAGCAGCTACAGCCGAGGCAGCTTTGAATTCTGGAGCAACAATAGTGAACGATGTAACAGGATTGAAATTCGACGCAATGATGGCAAGAACGATACATGATCATGATGCATCTGCAATCGTTTGCGCCTATGAAAGGCATACAGTTTCTGGCGATGCTATGCTGACTACAGTCAATGCATTAAGGAGCAGCATATTTATTGCCAAGAACGCAAATATACGGTCTAACCGGATAGCAGTAGATCCTGCTATAGGATTCTTCAGGAAGAATGGCACCCATCCCTTCTTTACCAAAATTAGAGGAAATTGGTTCAAGAGGGACCTTACTTTGATAAGCAAACTAAAGAAATTGCAGGTATTACGCAAGCCGATATGCATATCTGTGTCAAGAAAGTCCTTCATAGGTAAAATTCTAGATCTGGAAAATCCTAATGATAGATTGTTTGGTTCCATTACAGCGGAAGCTGTGTGTGTGATTAACGGGACTCGTATAGTTAGAACGCATAATGTGCGTGAGACCAGAGATGCTGTGAAGATGGT